The sequence GCCTGGCCAGCGTCTACTTCGCCGCCACCGAGCACGACGAGGACCAGCCGGTGCACCTCAAGGTGGCCGACACCGACATCTGCGCCACCAAGTGCGTCGAGGAGTACGACAACCCCTGCACGCGCTTCTGTCCCGCCAACGTCTACGAGATGGTGGCCGACGAAACCCAGCCGCACGGCAAGCGCCTGCAGATCAACTCCGCCAACTGCGTGCACTGCAAGACCTGCGACATCAAGGACCCGTACGAGATCATCACCTGGGTCACGCCGGAGGGCGGTTCGGGGCCGAATTACCAGAACCTGTAAGCAGTCGCAGTCGCGCTCAGCCGTATCCGGAAAGCTCGTCCGGGCACGCCCCACGCCGGCCCCGCAGGCCGTCGTGCAGGCCGCGCAGCATGCAACGCAGGTTGCGCCAGCGCGGGCCGACCAGCACGCCGAAAAGGAACAACTTGGCCAACACCCTTGGCAGATCCTGCGCAACCCATGTCCGCGGCGTGTGCGGCAGCCGGTACAGCAGCAGGCGATTGCGCATCATGTAGTACAACCGCAGCGAACCATGCACCACGATCTGCCTGCGGCCGAACGGCAGCGCGCGGCGGCCGTCGCCGAGACGGTGATACATGGTCGCCGCACATACGCCATGTAGCGCATAACCCTGCGCCCGCGCGCGAAAACCCCATTCCAGATCCACGTTGTCGATGAACAAGCCTGCGTCCATCGGGCCCACCCGATCCAACACGGCCAACGGAATCAGCATACCCGAGCTGATCAGGAAATCGCAGGCGATGGATGGCGTATCGGCAGCACACCACTGTTTGCGGTTCAGCGGGAAACCGATGCGCACGAAGGGCGCATCGCGGTGCTCGCGCAGGTCATGGAAACGCGGCCCCACCGCAGCCACCCTGCTGGTTGCGGACAGCACCTGCAGTGCCCGCCACAGGGCAGCCACCATGCCGGCGTCCGGTTGGCTGTCCTGGTCCAGCAGCAGCACATGGCAAAAACCACGCGCACGGGCCCAGTCGATGCCGACGTTCTGCGCGGCAGCCAGCCCGATATTGCGTGGCTGATCCAGCAACGCCCCGCCGTGAGCGGCCAACAGTTCACCGACCGCCATCTGCCAGCCTCCGGCGCTGGCGTTGTCGACCAGCGCCACGGCGCCGACCTGCGGCATTACCGTCTCCAGCAGATCGGCAATAGCGGCCGGGTCGGGCTGGTAGCTCACGATCACCGCGCAGACGTCGCTGACAGGAGCCTCAGTCATGTCGCAGCAAATCCCGCAACATCGAGCGACCGCCGGTGCCGTAGCGGCGATAGCAGCCGCTGCGCGCCTCCCGGATGATCGCCGGCAGGCGCCGTAGCCGTGGTAGACGGCCGATCGCCACGCGCCGATCGAAATGATCGAACTTGTGACACACCTGGGCGGCGCGTTCGGCGCTGCCGGGGAATCCGCTCCGGGTCAGGAATGCTTCCAGTTGCTTCAAGCGCAGCGCCTCATCGGACAACAGGCGGCCGCGCGGCAGCAGCAGGTCCTGCCACTTCATCGCCAGCGTGCGCCTGCGCATGCCGATCTGGTTGGCGCCATGCTGGCGGTAATCGATCAGCGGTTCGTCGACAAAGTCGATCTTGCCAACCGCCGCCGCCACCGCAGTCAGCCATTCGTCGTGAACCCAGCCCGTTTCCACCGGCAGCGCCAGCTCCACCAGGCTGCGTCGCAATGCCGCAGTGGCGCCGGTCACGAAGCTGCGCCGCAGTACCACATCGAACGCATTGCCGGCATGGATCGCCTGCTTCTCCTGCGGCGTCATCTGCAGCGCGTCGAACAGCGAACATTGCAGCGAACGGCCCTGCGCATCCACCAGCCGCGCATCGCTGTGCAGCAAAAGCAGCGACGGATCGCGCTCGAGGCGTTCGACCATCCGCGCCAGCTTGTCGGCGCGCCATACGTCGTCCTGGTCGCACAGGAACAGCAGCCCACCCTCCGCCCTACGCAAGCCTGCGGAAAAATTGCCTACGTAACCGAGGTTTTCCGGGTTGCGCTGCAACTGCACCGCGATACCGGTCTCACGCGCCCGTTGCGCGAACGCCTGCAGCATATCCATGCTGGCGTCGGTCGAGCCGTCATCAGCGATCACGATCTCGTCCGGCAGGCGCGTCTGCGCCAGCAGGCTGTCCAGCTGCGGCTGCAGGTAGGCAGCGCCGTTATAGGTACAGAGCACGATGGACAGGTGCGGACGCGTCATGATCACTCGTTGGTACGGAGGGGGTGCCAAACTACCGATTGCATCAGTAGCGCGGCAGACAATGCCAACGGTATGCGGTCTCGATAATCCGCTCGATATCAGTAAAGGCGGGAGACCATCCCAGCTGTTCTCGTGCACGCTTGCTGGAAGCTACCAGCACAGGTGGGTCACCCGGGCGCCGTGGAGCACGCTCAAACGCAATTTGCGTGCCCACAGTCCTCTGCGCTGCGGCAATGACCTCAAGCACGGTAAAACCTTGTCCATTTCCAAGGTTGAACACGTGTGCTCCATCATGTGTCGACATGAACTCCACCGCTCTCAGATGTGCCGTTGCCAGATCGTTGACGTGAACATAGTCACGCACGCAGGTACCGTCACGAGTCGGGTAGTCATCACCAAAAACCCTTAGTTGACCACCCTTGCCAAGCGCCGCCCGCAAGACATTCGGAATCAGGTGCGTTTCCGGCTCGTGCGATTCGCCGATATCACCAAACGTATCGGCACCAGCGGCATTGAAATAGCGCAGTGCTACGGAACGCAAACCATAGGCGAGCGCCGCATCAGCAAGAATCCGTTCGACCATCAGCTTGCTGGCACCATACGGATTGATCGGCCGAGTGGGATGATCCTCGTCGATCAGCTCATACTCCGGATTGCCAAACACGGCTGCCGTCGAGGAAAACACCAGCTTGTCGACGTTTGCCCTTCGCATGGCCTGCAACAGGTTCAAGGTACCTGCGACATTGTTCTGGTAGTAGAGATATGGCTCCTTCACCGAAACGCCCACCAGCGACAGGGCGCAGAAGTGCATTACCGCATCAACCCGGTGGACAGCGAACAGGGCTTGCAGTGCCTTTGCATCCGACAGGTCGCCCTCGATGAGAGCGGCTTCGCCTATCGACTCCCGATGCCCTGTCGACAGGTTGTCGAACACCACGACCTCGTGCTTCTGCGCAAGCAGATGACGCACCATGTGCGAACCGATGTAACCCGCGCCGCCACAAACCAACACTTTCATGCATTGCTCCTCGATACCTGCCGCGGATCATATCCGCCCTTCTGCACTTCCGCGGTTGACTCCCGGCCCCATCCCACTGCCTGTCAACAGCGGCGGACGCGGCTCCAAGGAATCATTCGATGCTTTCCTGACAGCGCTTAAGACCCAGCCTCTCGGCCGCGATTGCTCACGAATCGGGATATCTGAAGCCATTTCCGGATACCTCCATACCTAGCCGCATGGAAGGTTCGAACGAGTTAGAATACCGCGCTGAACCACCGCGCCCCGCCACCCCGGCGCCCTGCAATTCAAAAGGAACAGCTGATGAAAATTCTGGTTGGTTACAAGCGCGTCGTGGACTACAACGTGCGCATCCAGGTCAAGCCCGACGGCACCGGCGTGGTCACCGACGGGGTGAAGCTGTCCGCCAATCCGTTCGACGACATCGCGCTGGAAGAGGCTTTGCGCCTGCGCGAGAAGGGGATAGCCGAGGAAGTGATCGTGGTCGGCATCGGCCCGGCCGACCTCACCGCCCACCTGCGCAACGGCCTGGCGATGGGTGCGAACCGTGCCATCCATGTGGTCACCGGCGATGCCGTGCAGCCGCTGACCGCTGCCCGCGTGTTCCTCAGGCTGATCGAGAA is a genomic window of Rhodanobacter thiooxydans containing:
- the galE gene encoding UDP-glucose 4-epimerase GalE, producing the protein MKVLVCGGAGYIGSHMVRHLLAQKHEVVVFDNLSTGHRESIGEAALIEGDLSDAKALQALFAVHRVDAVMHFCALSLVGVSVKEPYLYYQNNVAGTLNLLQAMRRANVDKLVFSSTAAVFGNPEYELIDEDHPTRPINPYGASKLMVERILADAALAYGLRSVALRYFNAAGADTFGDIGESHEPETHLIPNVLRAALGKGGQLRVFGDDYPTRDGTCVRDYVHVNDLATAHLRAVEFMSTHDGAHVFNLGNGQGFTVLEVIAAAQRTVGTQIAFERAPRRPGDPPVLVASSKRAREQLGWSPAFTDIERIIETAYRWHCLPRY
- a CDS encoding glycosyltransferase family 2 protein: MTRPHLSIVLCTYNGAAYLQPQLDSLLAQTRLPDEIVIADDGSTDASMDMLQAFAQRARETGIAVQLQRNPENLGYVGNFSAGLRRAEGGLLFLCDQDDVWRADKLARMVERLERDPSLLLLHSDARLVDAQGRSLQCSLFDALQMTPQEKQAIHAGNAFDVVLRRSFVTGATAALRRSLVELALPVETGWVHDEWLTAVAAAVGKIDFVDEPLIDYRQHGANQIGMRRRTLAMKWQDLLLPRGRLLSDEALRLKQLEAFLTRSGFPGSAERAAQVCHKFDHFDRRVAIGRLPRLRRLPAIIREARSGCYRRYGTGGRSMLRDLLRHD
- a CDS encoding glycosyltransferase family 2 protein yields the protein MALVDNASAGGWQMAVGELLAAHGGALLDQPRNIGLAAAQNVGIDWARARGFCHVLLLDQDSQPDAGMVAALWRALQVLSATSRVAAVGPRFHDLREHRDAPFVRIGFPLNRKQWCAADTPSIACDFLISSGMLIPLAVLDRVGPMDAGLFIDNVDLEWGFRARAQGYALHGVCAATMYHRLGDGRRALPFGRRQIVVHGSLRLYYMMRNRLLLYRLPHTPRTWVAQDLPRVLAKLFLFGVLVGPRWRNLRCMLRGLHDGLRGRRGACPDELSGYG